In Bacteroidales bacterium, the genomic stretch ATTTTCCAGGTCCTCCAGGTTTTCTATATAACCGAGTCCCCGCACAAGATATTCGGCATTGTTGATTTCCAGCGTTCGGGCACCAATGTCCAGGTTTGAATTTTTAACGCTTTTCATGATGTCCATTAAGTTGATGTCATACGATTTCATTGCCGCAGGACGCACATCAACCTGGTATTCCTTCACATATCCTCCAATGGAAGCCACCTCTGATACGCCCTTTGAGGATGAAAGTGCATATTTAACATAGTAGTCCTGAATGGAGCGTAGTTCATGCGGGTCCCAGCCTCCGGCGGGATTACCGTTTTTATCCCTTCCTTCCAGTGTGTACCAGTAGATCTGGCCCAATGCAGTAGCATCTGGTCCCAGTGAGGGCTGAACACCATCAGGCAAGAGATCTTGAGGCAAAGAATTTAACTTTTCCAGTATCCGGGTCCGGCTCCAGTAAAAATCTACGTCATCCTCAAATATTATATAGATGCTTGAAAAGCCGAACATGGAAGAACTTCGGATGGTTTTGACACCCGGTATACCCATCAGTGAGGTGGTAAGCGGGTAAGTAATTTGATCTTCAATATCTTGCGGTGAGCGGCCTGACCATTTGGTGAATACAATCTGTTGGTTTTCCCCCAGGTTGGGAATGGCATCCACCGGCACCGGATCGTTGGGTAAAATATCACTTTTCCATTCGAATGGGGAAACAATAAAACCCCACCCCAGCAGAAGTACTAATAAGAGGATGGTGATAAGCCTGTTTTCCAGAAAATATTTAATAATTTTATTAAGCATTGCTTTAGTTTTTTGATTCTGTTGATATCAAGTACAATGTCTCGTACATTTTAAAATAAATTTTGTTTAATTTCTCCATTTATCTTTATCAACTGAATTTCAGTGATACATTATAAATGGTCGAGCAGTAAGAGAACCATCTATGTTTGTCAGGAAATGGAGAATGCAGGAAAGGTGCAATTAAGATTGTCAAAGGATAAAAACCTGCAGGAATTTTGTGATAGAATAATTGTTCCGGGGATGCTTTAGCTTGTGAGTTATGTTTTTAAAGATCGGTGAAACCGGATAAAACATTTGTGAAACATCCGTTTTCCTGATGGGATCGATATGGTCAGTATTAAGATTTTGTTTTGAGGAATTGCGGAAGAAATCGGTGATTTTAAATACTTCGGTTTCTTCATGGCAGTAGTAGCAGAAATCTTCGTTTTGACAGCAGATTTCAGGGTTCAAGTATAGTGAAGCCGAAAACAACTCCCCATTTGAGTAATGTTTGTTGACCGCCAAACCAGTGGTTGCGCAAAGCACAATCATGCTAAGCAATATATTTCCCAGATTTTTTATCATATTATGATATCTAATTTTTGAATGCTTACAGTATAAACATATGATGATGGTAAAAAGATTTTCAAAATTTTTTGTTGTATTTGTAAAATTTTTAGAACAAAAAATGTTCTATTATAAATTAACAGTTTGTTTGAGTTTTTTTTATTCCGGTTTTTTCGGGTATTTTTTAGATCTTTATTCTGCTAAAATCATTATATATGTCGGTAAGACCCAAGAAAAATCTGGGGCAGCATTTTTTATGGGACAAAAATATAGCCCGCAAAATCGTTGAGGCTTTTAGAAAAGAAACCGTAACCTCTACAGTTCTGGAACTAGGGCCGGGGAAAGGAGTGCTAACGGATTTTTTGCTGGAGCATTTCGGAGATCAGCTTTATGCCGTTGAAATTGACCGGGAATCGGTTGATTACTTGCTCAAAGTCCATCCTGAACTGGGGGAACGACTGATCCGGCAGGATTTTCTGAAGATGAATTTTAGAGCGTATTTTACATCACCTGTGTCATTGATCGGTAATTTTCCCTATAATATCTCCAGTCAGATTTTATTCAAGGTATTGGAACAGCGCAACAGTATTCCATTGATTATGGGTATGTTGCAAAAAGAGGTGGCCGATCGTATTGTTGCGCCACCCGGTTCAAAGACCTACGGTAAATTGAGTGTGCTGCTTCAGGCTTTTTATAATACCAAAATCCTTTTCCCGGTGGGTTCCCAATCTTTTACTCCTCCCCCCAAAGTGCGATCTGCGGTGATCCGGCTCAAAAGGAATGAGACCCGCCGGCTTGAGTGCGATGAGGATTTGTTTTTTCGTGTGGTTAAAGAAAGTTTTAATCAAAGAAGGAAGATTTTAGGGAATTCGTTAAAACCCTTTTTATTAAATTTGAGCGTTAATGACGAACGTTTCAGGAAAAGGCCTGAACAATTGGATGTAAAAGATTTCGTTGAAATTACGAAAAAATTATCGCAGGAATAAATTGGAATTATTAAGATGGCTCAAACAATGAATTTCGAACTGACAAAGGAATATCTGGACGAGTTGAGAGAGCGTATAGCCAATCAGGATGAGGAGGGAGCCTATAAGATGATAGAGGATCTTCACTCCGCTGATATTGCAGAAATTTATAACGAGCTTAACATGGAGGAAGCTCGTTTTATTCATATTATGCTGGAAAGCGACAAGGCAGCGGATGTCTTGGTTGAACTTGAACAGGATGACCGAAAAAGGTTTCTGGAAGTACTTCCCGGTGATGTAATTGCCAAACAATTTATCGATAAACTGGATTCGGATGACGCTGCTGACGTTTTGGGAGAATTATCAGAAGATAAGCGGGAGGAAGTGCTGAGTTATGTTGAGGATCTGGAGCAGGCAGGTGATATTGTTGATTTGCTGAATTACGATGAAAATTCGGCAGGTGGCCTGATGGCGAAAGAGCTGATCTCTGTCAATGAAAACTGGAATATTACCACCTGCCTGAAAGAGATGCGAAAGCAGGCTGAAAACATCAACGAGGTATATTATGTATATGTAGTGGATGACGATAACAAACTGAAAGGCACCCTGTCACTGAAAAAGTTGCTTCTTACCCCGAGTACTGCCAAGATCAGGGATATCCTCAATACCGAAGTGATATCGGTTAAAACGGATACACCTTCCGAGGGAGTAGCCAATGTTATGGATAAGTATGACCTTGTGGCTTTGCCTGTTGTTGATCCGTTGGGTCGTTTGGTGGGCCGGATTACGATCGACGATGTTGTGGATGTGATCCGTGAGGAAGCAGAGAGAGATTACCAGTTGATCTCCGGTATAACTGAAGATGTAGAACCTTCTGATACTGCTCTTCAACATACGCGGGCGAGAATACCCTGGTTGTTCATAGGCTTATTGGGAGGTATTTTAGGAGCCATAATTATTGGTAACTATGAGGAAGATCTTCGTATTTACCCGGAAATGGCAGCTTTTCTGCCTTTGATCGCTGCAATGTGCGGGAATGTGGGGGTTCAGTCCTCTTCGATTATTGTTCAGTCGTTGGCTGATAAATCACTGGGGGTTGGGGGCATAGGAGGGAAGTTGCTTAAAGAGCTTGCTGTGGCTTCCATTAACGGACTCATATTATCTATACTCATTTTTGTCTACAACATATTTACTCACGATTCTTTTGCCCTGACTGTAACGGTAAGTGCGGCCCTGTTTTCGGGGATTATTTTCGCCTCGATTTTCGGAACCTTTGTTCCATTGCTACTGGACAAGTTTAAGATAGATCCAGCTTTGGCTACAGGCCCTTTTATTACTACTGTGAATGACATTATGGGGCTTTTCCTCTATCTGATGATTGGCAGAGCCCTTTATGGAATCCTATAGTTGATTGTAA encodes the following:
- the rsmA gene encoding 16S rRNA (adenine(1518)-N(6)/adenine(1519)-N(6))-dimethyltransferase RsmA, with translation MSVRPKKNLGQHFLWDKNIARKIVEAFRKETVTSTVLELGPGKGVLTDFLLEHFGDQLYAVEIDRESVDYLLKVHPELGERLIRQDFLKMNFRAYFTSPVSLIGNFPYNISSQILFKVLEQRNSIPLIMGMLQKEVADRIVAPPGSKTYGKLSVLLQAFYNTKILFPVGSQSFTPPPKVRSAVIRLKRNETRRLECDEDLFFRVVKESFNQRRKILGNSLKPFLLNLSVNDERFRKRPEQLDVKDFVEITKKLSQE
- the mgtE gene encoding magnesium transporter, which translates into the protein MNFELTKEYLDELRERIANQDEEGAYKMIEDLHSADIAEIYNELNMEEARFIHIMLESDKAADVLVELEQDDRKRFLEVLPGDVIAKQFIDKLDSDDAADVLGELSEDKREEVLSYVEDLEQAGDIVDLLNYDENSAGGLMAKELISVNENWNITTCLKEMRKQAENINEVYYVYVVDDDNKLKGTLSLKKLLLTPSTAKIRDILNTEVISVKTDTPSEGVANVMDKYDLVALPVVDPLGRLVGRITIDDVVDVIREEAERDYQLISGITEDVEPSDTALQHTRARIPWLFIGLLGGILGAIIIGNYEEDLRIYPEMAAFLPLIAAMCGNVGVQSSSIIVQSLADKSLGVGGIGGKLLKELAVASINGLILSILIFVYNIFTHDSFALTVTVSAALFSGIIFASIFGTFVPLLLDKFKIDPALATGPFITTVNDIMGLFLYLMIGRALYGIL